In the Pseudothauera hydrothermalis genome, one interval contains:
- the gltB gene encoding glutamate synthase large subunit has product MDLPQKQGLYDPANEHDACGVGFIAHIKGRKSHDIILQGLEILKNLDHRGAVGADPLQGDGAGILIQIPDQLYREEMAKQGVVLPEPGEYGVGMVFMPKEQASRLACEEEIERAVRAEGQVVLGWRDVPVNREMPMSPAVKAKEPVIRQVFVGRGPDIMVTEALERKLYVARRRAANAINALNLKHGQEFYMVSMSARTVNYKGLLLAHQVGEYYLDLVDPRAVSALALVHQRFSTNTFPKWNLAHPFRYIAHNGEINTLRGNYNWMRAREKGVSSPMLGADLEKIWPLIYPGQSDSAAFDNALELLVMSGYSLAHAVMMMIPEAWESHTHMDERRRAFYEYHAAMMEPWDGPAAVAFTDGRQIGATLDRNGLRPARYLVTDDDLVVMASESGVLPIPESKIVKKWRLQPGKMFLIDMEQGRIIDDKELKESLASARPYAEWLRRINIKLDGLEAPARAAAPECTASLLDRQQAFGYTQEDIKFILEPMGKSGEEATGSMGNDSPLAVLSAKEKPLYNYFRQLFAQVTNPPIDPIREQLVMSLVSFIGPRPNLLEINEINPPFRLEVSQPVLDFADMAKIRNIARYTHNKFRSAELDICYPAAWGKEGVEARLASLCAEAEDAVLQGYNILVVSDRKVDADNVAIPALLALSAIHQHLVTKGLRTRTGLVVETGSAREVHHFAVLAGYGAEAVHPYLALETLQSLAGDAETAEKYVKHFVKAIGKGLMKVMSKMGISTYMSYTGAQIFEAVGLQQALLDKYFTGTVSQVEGMGVFEVMEESIRLHKKAFGADPVLANMLDAGGEYAYRVRGDEHMWTPDAIAKLQHATRSGKFDTYKEYARLINDQSKRHMTLRGLFEIKPAAPPVPLEEVEPAKEIVKRFATGAMSLGSISTEAHTTLAIAMNRIGGKSNTGEGGEDPMRFKPIVQAMKLSEIIGKSRVERDIELSAGDSLRSAIKQVASGRFGVTAEYLVNADQIQIKMAQGAKPGEGGQLPGHKVSEYIGYLRHSVPGVGLISPPPHHDIYSIEDLAQLIHDLKNVNPQASISVKLVSEIGVGTVAAGVAKAKADHIVIAGHDGGTGASPWSSIKHAGSPWELGLAETQQTLVLNRLRSRVRVQVDGQMKTGRDVVIGALLGADEFGFATAPLVVEGCIMMRKCHLNTCPVGVATQDPVLRARFQGQPEHVVNYFFFVAEEVRELMAQLGIRKFDDLIGRADLLDMKKGIEHWKARGLDYSRIFYRPNVPASVPRLHTENQDHGLDKALDNQLIELARPALEKGEKVRIELPVRNINRTVGAMLSGRVAQAYGHAGLPADTIHVKLTGTAGQSFGAFLARGVTLELVGEGNDYVGKGLSGGRIVVRPPAEFRGATADNIIVGNTVLYGATEGEVYFAGVAGERFAVRNSGATAVVEGVGDHGCEYMTGGTVVVLGQTGRNFAAGMSGGVAYVLDEDDSFAQRCNMAQVALEPLPDEIEARKGSESGDELESHGLVDIDHLTMGDELILKGLIERHVRFTGSARARMILDDWAHWRGRFKKVFPHEYRRALAEMAAQKQQQLEAA; this is encoded by the coding sequence ATGGATCTCCCCCAGAAGCAGGGTTTATACGACCCGGCAAACGAACACGATGCCTGTGGCGTGGGTTTCATTGCTCACATCAAGGGCCGGAAGTCTCACGATATCATCCTGCAGGGCCTCGAAATCCTGAAAAATCTGGATCATCGCGGCGCGGTGGGGGCAGACCCGCTGCAGGGCGACGGCGCAGGCATCCTGATCCAGATCCCGGACCAGCTCTACCGCGAAGAAATGGCCAAGCAGGGGGTCGTCCTGCCGGAGCCAGGCGAATACGGTGTCGGCATGGTGTTCATGCCCAAAGAACAAGCATCGCGTCTGGCCTGTGAAGAAGAAATCGAGCGCGCGGTGCGCGCCGAAGGTCAGGTGGTGCTGGGCTGGCGCGATGTGCCGGTCAACCGTGAGATGCCGATGAGCCCTGCGGTCAAGGCCAAAGAGCCGGTGATCCGGCAGGTTTTCGTTGGCCGCGGCCCGGACATCATGGTTACCGAGGCGCTCGAGCGCAAGCTCTACGTGGCGCGCCGTCGCGCCGCCAACGCCATCAACGCGTTGAATCTCAAGCACGGACAGGAGTTCTACATGGTCTCCATGTCCGCGCGCACCGTAAACTACAAGGGTCTGCTGCTTGCCCATCAGGTGGGCGAGTATTACCTCGACCTGGTCGATCCGCGTGCGGTGTCCGCCCTGGCGCTGGTGCATCAGCGCTTTTCGACCAATACCTTCCCGAAATGGAATCTCGCGCATCCGTTCCGCTACATCGCCCATAACGGCGAAATCAACACCCTGCGCGGCAACTACAACTGGATGCGCGCACGTGAAAAAGGCGTGTCTTCGCCGATGCTGGGCGCCGATCTCGAAAAGATCTGGCCGTTGATCTACCCTGGCCAGTCCGACTCGGCCGCCTTCGACAATGCGCTCGAACTGCTGGTGATGAGCGGCTATTCCTTGGCCCACGCGGTGATGATGATGATCCCCGAGGCCTGGGAGTCGCACACTCACATGGACGAGCGCCGTCGTGCGTTTTACGAATATCACGCGGCGATGATGGAACCGTGGGATGGCCCCGCCGCGGTGGCGTTTACCGACGGGCGGCAGATTGGCGCCACCTTGGACCGCAATGGTCTGCGCCCGGCGCGCTATCTGGTCACCGATGACGATCTGGTGGTGATGGCTTCCGAATCGGGTGTGTTGCCGATCCCGGAAAGCAAGATCGTCAAGAAGTGGCGGCTGCAACCCGGCAAGATGTTCCTGATCGACATGGAGCAAGGCCGCATCATCGACGACAAAGAGCTCAAGGAGTCGCTCGCCAGCGCACGCCCTTACGCCGAGTGGTTGCGCCGCATCAACATCAAGCTCGATGGCCTGGAAGCGCCGGCCCGTGCGGCGGCGCCCGAGTGCACCGCCAGCCTGCTCGACCGTCAGCAGGCTTTCGGCTACACCCAGGAGGACATCAAGTTCATCCTCGAACCGATGGGCAAATCCGGCGAGGAAGCCACCGGCTCGATGGGCAACGATTCGCCGCTGGCGGTGTTGTCTGCCAAGGAGAAGCCGCTCTACAACTACTTCCGGCAGCTTTTCGCCCAGGTCACCAACCCGCCGATCGATCCGATCCGCGAGCAACTGGTGATGTCGCTGGTGTCCTTCATCGGGCCGCGTCCCAACCTGCTGGAAATCAACGAGATCAACCCGCCGTTCCGTCTGGAGGTGTCGCAGCCGGTGCTGGATTTTGCCGACATGGCCAAGATCCGCAACATCGCGCGTTACACCCACAACAAGTTCCGCTCGGCCGAGCTGGACATCTGCTATCCGGCCGCCTGGGGTAAGGAAGGCGTGGAGGCGCGTCTGGCGTCGCTGTGTGCCGAGGCCGAAGACGCGGTGCTGCAGGGCTACAACATCCTGGTGGTGTCCGACCGCAAGGTCGATGCCGACAATGTTGCCATCCCGGCCCTGCTGGCGCTCTCGGCGATCCACCAGCATCTGGTCACCAAGGGCCTGCGCACCCGCACCGGCCTGGTAGTCGAAACCGGCAGCGCACGCGAGGTGCACCATTTTGCAGTGCTCGCCGGTTATGGGGCCGAGGCGGTTCACCCCTATCTGGCGCTGGAAACTCTGCAGAGCCTCGCAGGCGACGCCGAAACGGCAGAAAAATACGTCAAGCACTTCGTCAAGGCCATTGGCAAGGGCTTGATGAAGGTGATGTCCAAAATGGGCATTTCCACCTACATGTCCTATACCGGCGCGCAGATTTTCGAAGCGGTCGGTCTGCAACAAGCGCTGCTCGACAAATATTTCACCGGCACCGTCAGCCAGGTCGAAGGCATGGGCGTGTTCGAGGTCATGGAAGAATCCATCCGCCTGCACAAGAAAGCCTTCGGCGCGGACCCAGTGCTTGCCAACATGCTCGATGCCGGCGGTGAATACGCTTACCGTGTGCGCGGCGACGAGCATATGTGGACGCCGGATGCCATCGCCAAGCTGCAGCACGCCACCCGCTCGGGCAAGTTCGACACCTACAAGGAATATGCCCGCCTGATCAACGACCAGAGCAAGCGCCATATGACGCTGCGCGGACTGTTCGAGATCAAACCCGCCGCACCGCCGGTGCCGCTGGAGGAGGTCGAACCGGCCAAGGAGATCGTCAAGCGTTTTGCCACCGGCGCAATGTCGCTCGGCTCCATCTCCACCGAGGCGCATACCACCTTGGCCATCGCCATGAACCGCATCGGCGGCAAATCCAACACCGGTGAAGGCGGCGAGGATCCGATGCGCTTCAAGCCCATCGTCCAGGCCATGAAGCTCTCCGAAATCATCGGCAAGAGCCGCGTCGAGCGCGATATCGAGCTGTCTGCGGGCGACTCGTTGCGCTCGGCGATCAAGCAAGTGGCCTCCGGTCGCTTTGGCGTCACCGCCGAGTATTTGGTCAATGCCGACCAAATCCAGATCAAGATGGCCCAAGGGGCCAAACCCGGCGAAGGCGGTCAGCTACCCGGCCACAAGGTGTCCGAATATATCGGCTATCTGCGCCACTCGGTGCCCGGGGTCGGCTTGATTTCGCCTCCGCCGCACCATGACATCTATTCGATCGAAGACTTGGCGCAGCTCATCCATGATCTGAAGAACGTCAATCCGCAGGCCAGCATCTCGGTGAAGCTGGTGTCCGAGATCGGCGTCGGCACCGTGGCCGCGGGGGTGGCCAAGGCCAAAGCCGACCACATCGTCATTGCCGGTCATGACGGCGGCACCGGCGCTTCGCCCTGGAGCTCGATCAAGCACGCCGGCTCGCCGTGGGAACTGGGCCTGGCCGAGACCCAGCAGACCCTGGTGCTCAACCGTCTGCGCTCGCGCGTGCGGGTGCAAGTCGACGGCCAGATGAAAACCGGCCGCGACGTGGTCATCGGCGCGCTGCTGGGCGCGGATGAATTTGGTTTCGCCACCGCGCCGTTGGTCGTGGAAGGCTGCATCATGATGCGCAAGTGCCACCTCAACACCTGTCCGGTGGGGGTGGCCACCCAGGACCCGGTGCTGCGCGCGCGCTTCCAGGGGCAGCCTGAACACGTGGTGAATTACTTCTTCTTTGTGGCCGAAGAGGTGCGCGAACTGATGGCCCAATTGGGCATCCGCAAGTTCGACGACCTGATCGGGCGTGCCGATCTGCTCGACATGAAGAAGGGCATCGAGCACTGGAAGGCACGCGGACTGGACTACTCCCGCATTTTCTACCGTCCCAACGTGCCGGCCAGCGTGCCCCGGCTACACACCGAAAACCAGGATCACGGGCTGGACAAAGCGCTTGACAACCAACTCATCGAGCTGGCCCGGCCGGCGCTGGAAAAAGGCGAAAAAGTCCGTATCGAACTGCCGGTGCGCAATATCAACCGCACCGTGGGCGCCATGCTCTCCGGGCGCGTTGCCCAGGCCTATGGCCATGCCGGCCTGCCTGCCGACACCATCCACGTCAAGCTGACCGGCACCGCCGGACAGTCTTTTGGCGCCTTCCTGGCGCGAGGCGTGACTTTGGAGCTGGTGGGCGAGGGCAACGACTATGTTGGCAAGGGCCTGTCCGGCGGGCGTATCGTGGTGCGTCCGCCGGCCGAGTTCCGCGGTGCCACCGCTGACAACATCATCGTGGGTAACACCGTGCTCTATGGCGCCACCGAAGGCGAGGTGTACTTTGCCGGCGTGGCCGGCGAACGCTTCGCGGTGCGCAACTCCGGCGCCACCGCGGTGGTGGAAGGCGTGGGCGACCATGGCTGCGAATACATGACCGGCGGCACCGTGGTGGTGTTGGGCCAGACCGGGCGCAACTTTGCCGCAGGCATGTCGGGCGGAGTGGCTTACGTGCTCGATGAGGACGACAGCTTCGCGCAGCGCTGCAACATGGCGCAGGTGGCCCTCGAGCCGCTGCCCGATGAGATCGAGGCGCGCAAAGGCTCGGAATCGGGCGATGAGCTCGAATCCCACGGGCTGGTGGACATCGACCACCTCACCATGGGTGACGAGTTGATCCTCAAGGGCCTGATCGAGCGCCATGTGCGCTTCACCGGCAGTGCGCGTGCGCGCATGATCCTGGATGACTGGGCCCATTGGCGTGGGCGCTTCAAGAAGGTCTTCCCGCACGAATACCGTCGCGCGCTGGCCGAGATGGCCGCGCAAAAGCAACAGCAACTGGAGGCCGCTTGA
- a CDS encoding glutamate synthase subunit beta, whose protein sequence is MGKPTGFLEYQRLSEAYKPAAERVKDYREFTVRLTDAQAAVQGARCMDCGIPFCNNGCPVNNIIPDWNDLVYRGDWHNALQVLHSTNNFPEFTGRICPAPCEAACTLGINADPVGIKSIERAIIDKAWEEGWVQPQPPAAKTGKKVAIVGSGPAGLAAAQQLARVGHDVTVFEKNDRIGGLLRYGIPDFKMEKHLIDRRIRQMEAEGVTFRTEVLVGPSDVPAGIINDATEVLSAEALRSSFDAVILAGGAEVPRDLPVPGRELAGVHFALEFLIPQNKQVAGGAPNPISAKGKHVVVVGGGDTGSDCVGTANRHGALSVTQLELMPMPPEQENKALTWPYWPVKLRTSTSHEEGCEREFAVATKAFVGENGRVKALKVVRLAWKDGKMSEVPGSEFELKADLVLFAMGFTNPLGSVLDSFGVEKDSRGNARASTDGEGCYATNVPGVFAAGDMRRGQSLVVWAIREGRQCAREVDAFLMGDSVLPR, encoded by the coding sequence ATGGGCAAGCCGACTGGGTTCCTCGAATACCAGCGCCTTTCCGAGGCGTACAAGCCCGCAGCCGAGCGGGTCAAGGACTACCGCGAATTCACCGTCCGCCTGACCGATGCACAAGCCGCGGTGCAGGGGGCGCGCTGCATGGACTGCGGCATTCCGTTCTGCAACAACGGCTGTCCGGTCAACAACATCATTCCGGACTGGAATGACTTGGTCTATCGCGGCGATTGGCACAACGCCCTCCAGGTGCTGCATTCGACCAACAATTTCCCGGAATTTACCGGCCGCATTTGTCCGGCGCCCTGTGAGGCGGCATGCACCCTGGGCATCAACGCCGATCCGGTCGGCATCAAGTCGATCGAGCGGGCGATCATCGATAAGGCATGGGAAGAAGGCTGGGTGCAGCCTCAGCCGCCGGCGGCGAAGACCGGCAAGAAAGTGGCCATTGTCGGCTCCGGCCCGGCGGGCTTGGCTGCGGCGCAGCAATTGGCCCGGGTCGGCCATGATGTCACCGTGTTCGAAAAGAACGATCGCATCGGTGGCCTGCTGCGCTACGGCATCCCCGACTTCAAAATGGAAAAGCATCTCATCGACCGCCGCATCCGGCAAATGGAGGCCGAAGGAGTGACTTTCCGGACCGAGGTGCTGGTTGGCCCCAGCGACGTGCCTGCGGGCATCATCAACGATGCTACCGAAGTGCTCTCGGCCGAAGCGCTGAGGAGCTCCTTCGATGCGGTCATTCTGGCCGGTGGCGCGGAAGTGCCGCGCGATCTGCCGGTGCCGGGGCGTGAGCTTGCCGGCGTGCATTTCGCTCTGGAGTTTCTCATTCCGCAGAACAAGCAAGTGGCCGGCGGCGCGCCCAACCCGATCTCTGCCAAGGGCAAGCATGTGGTGGTGGTCGGCGGCGGCGACACCGGCTCGGACTGTGTCGGCACCGCCAACCGGCATGGCGCCTTGTCGGTCACCCAGCTCGAATTGATGCCGATGCCGCCCGAGCAGGAAAACAAGGCGCTGACCTGGCCGTACTGGCCGGTGAAGCTGCGCACCTCCACCTCTCACGAGGAAGGCTGCGAGCGGGAGTTTGCCGTGGCCACCAAGGCGTTCGTTGGTGAGAACGGTCGGGTCAAGGCGCTCAAAGTCGTCCGCCTGGCGTGGAAGGACGGCAAAATGAGCGAGGTGCCGGGCTCCGAGTTCGAGCTCAAGGCCGATCTGGTGCTGTTTGCCATGGGCTTTACCAATCCTTTGGGCTCGGTGCTCGACAGCTTCGGTGTGGAAAAAGACAGCCGTGGCAATGCCCGTGCCAGCACCGACGGCGAAGGGTGTTATGCCACCAACGTGCCCGGCGTGTTCGCCGCGGGCGACATGCGGCGAGGACAGTCGCTGGTGGTGTGGGCGATTCGTGAGGGCCGTCAGTGCGCGCGCGAGGTCGATGCCTTCCTGATGGGCGACAGCGTGCTGCCGCGCTGA
- a CDS encoding acetate/propionate family kinase — MKAVLVLNAGSSSLKFALFATEPTLAERAALAGQIEGIGAMPELSAHDAHGTRYREPVISTGEQAEQHRDALTHLLRWLSAHNPDLEIIAAGHRIVHGGERYSAPVRLTEAVLRELDEFVPLAPLHQPHNLRAVRAVAALLPDIAQVGCFDTAFHRTQPALAQAFALPRALSAEGIKRYGFHGLSYDYVARQLPQVIGERAAGAVVIAHLGNGASMCAMRGGQSVASTMGFTAVEGLMMGTRSGSVDPGVLLYLMEHKGMDAKALTRLLYKESGLLGVSGISQDMRTLLASDAAEAREAVDLFCYRIARELGSLAAAAGGLDALVFTGGIGEHAAPVRAKVAQMAAWLGVEIDAVANEAHRLRIDNANSRVAVAVVPTNEEGMIARYTIELLGRG; from the coding sequence ATGAAAGCGGTACTGGTTCTCAACGCCGGATCGAGCAGCCTGAAGTTTGCGCTGTTTGCCACCGAACCGACGCTGGCCGAGCGCGCGGCGCTGGCCGGGCAGATCGAAGGCATCGGCGCCATGCCCGAGCTCTCGGCCCATGATGCCCACGGCACGCGCTATCGCGAGCCGGTGATCAGCACCGGAGAGCAGGCCGAACAGCATCGGGACGCGCTGACCCATCTGTTGCGCTGGTTGAGCGCACACAATCCGGACCTGGAAATCATCGCCGCCGGACATCGCATCGTCCATGGCGGCGAGCGCTACAGTGCGCCGGTGCGCCTGACCGAGGCGGTGCTGCGCGAACTGGACGAATTCGTGCCGCTCGCCCCGCTGCACCAGCCGCACAATCTGCGCGCGGTGCGCGCGGTAGCGGCGTTGCTGCCCGACATTGCGCAGGTCGGCTGCTTCGATACCGCTTTCCATCGTACCCAGCCTGCGCTTGCACAAGCGTTTGCACTGCCCCGTGCGCTGAGCGCCGAAGGCATCAAACGCTACGGCTTCCACGGCTTGTCCTACGACTACGTGGCGCGCCAGCTGCCGCAGGTCATCGGTGAGCGGGCCGCGGGCGCCGTGGTGATTGCTCATCTTGGCAACGGCGCATCGATGTGCGCAATGCGCGGCGGTCAAAGCGTCGCCTCAACAATGGGCTTCACTGCGGTTGAAGGGCTGATGATGGGCACCCGCAGCGGCAGTGTGGACCCCGGCGTGCTGCTCTACCTGATGGAGCACAAGGGCATGGACGCCAAGGCGCTCACCCGGCTGCTTTACAAGGAATCCGGTCTGCTGGGTGTGTCCGGCATCAGCCAGGATATGCGCACGCTGCTCGCTTCCGACGCCGCCGAAGCGCGTGAGGCGGTGGATCTGTTCTGCTACCGGATCGCACGCGAGCTGGGCTCCTTGGCCGCGGCGGCAGGCGGTTTGGATGCGCTGGTCTTTACCGGCGGCATTGGCGAACACGCCGCGCCGGTGCGCGCCAAGGTTGCGCAAATGGCCGCCTGGCTGGGGGTTGAGATCGATGCGGTGGCCAACGAAGCGCATCGCCTGCGCATCGACAACGCCAACAGCCGGGTGGCTGTAGCAGTGGTGCCGACCAACGAGGAAGGCATGATTGCGCGCTATACCATAGAGCTACTCGGCCGCGGGTAA
- a CDS encoding bifunctional enoyl-CoA hydratase/phosphate acetyltransferase — protein MEQAVQQFIQNRTFDEIQVGDFAQLVRTLRPEDIHLFAVMSGDVNPTHVDPEFARSSQFREVVGHSMWGSTLISTVLGTEFPGPGTVYVSQSLSFWRPITIGDTLTITVTCREKFEHNHHIMFDCLAVNQDGLKVIDGTAEVLAPTEKIKRPRVNLPEVHISDRELRYSHLLSVSSGLAPIPIAVAHPCDAESLRGPIQAARAGLVEPILIGPEAKIRAVAEEHDIDIRGLRIVDVPHSHAAADAAVALCRDGGAEALMKGSLHTDELMSAVVAKEGGLRTARRISHVFLADVPTYPHPLMITDAAINIEPTLEAKVDIIQNAIDLAHVLGLAEPKVAILSAVETVTPKIRSTIEAAALCKMADRGQIKGGVLDGPLAFDNAVSLVAAKTKGIRSAVAGNADILVVPDLESGNMLAKQLEYLADALMAGVVLGARVPIVLTSRADTAETRAASCAIVQLIAHKRREAKIG, from the coding sequence ATGGAGCAAGCAGTCCAGCAATTCATCCAGAACCGCACCTTCGACGAGATCCAGGTGGGCGATTTCGCCCAGTTGGTCCGCACCCTGAGGCCGGAAGACATCCATCTTTTTGCCGTGATGTCCGGCGACGTCAATCCCACCCATGTCGACCCGGAATTTGCCCGTTCCAGCCAGTTCCGCGAAGTGGTCGGTCACAGCATGTGGGGCAGCACCTTGATTTCCACCGTGCTGGGCACCGAATTCCCCGGCCCGGGCACGGTGTATGTGTCGCAAAGCCTCAGTTTCTGGCGGCCAATCACCATTGGCGACACGCTGACCATCACCGTGACCTGCCGCGAGAAGTTCGAGCACAACCATCACATTATGTTCGACTGCCTGGCGGTCAATCAGGACGGGCTCAAGGTCATCGATGGCACCGCCGAGGTGCTGGCGCCGACCGAAAAGATCAAGCGTCCGCGGGTGAATCTGCCCGAGGTGCATATTTCGGATCGCGAGCTGCGCTACAGTCATCTGCTGTCGGTCAGTTCGGGCCTGGCGCCGATTCCAATCGCAGTGGCCCACCCGTGCGATGCCGAATCGCTGCGCGGCCCCATCCAGGCTGCGCGCGCGGGCCTGGTCGAGCCCATCCTGATCGGCCCCGAAGCCAAAATCCGCGCGGTGGCCGAAGAGCACGACATCGACATCCGCGGCTTGCGCATCGTCGATGTGCCGCATAGCCACGCGGCCGCCGATGCCGCGGTGGCCCTGTGCCGCGACGGCGGGGCCGAGGCGCTGATGAAAGGTTCGCTGCACACCGACGAGCTGATGAGCGCGGTGGTGGCCAAGGAAGGCGGTCTGCGCACCGCGCGGCGCATCAGCCACGTGTTCCTGGCCGACGTGCCAACTTATCCGCATCCACTGATGATCACCGATGCGGCGATCAACATCGAGCCCACGCTGGAGGCCAAGGTCGACATCATCCAGAACGCCATCGACCTGGCGCATGTGCTGGGCTTGGCCGAACCCAAGGTGGCCATCCTGTCGGCGGTGGAAACGGTCACGCCCAAGATCCGTTCCACCATCGAAGCGGCCGCACTGTGCAAGATGGCCGACCGCGGCCAGATCAAAGGCGGGGTGCTCGACGGCCCCTTGGCCTTCGACAACGCGGTATCACTGGTCGCTGCCAAAACCAAGGGCATCCGCTCGGCGGTCGCCGGCAACGCCGACATCCTGGTGGTGCCGGACCTGGAATCCGGCAACATGCTGGCCAAGCAGCTCGAATATCTGGCCGATGCCTTGATGGCCGGCGTGGTGCTGGGCGCGCGGGTGCCCATCGTGCTGACCAGCCGCGCCGACACCGCAGAAACCCGCGCGGCCTCCTGCGCCATCGTGCAATTGATCGCGCACAAACGGCGGGAGGCGAAGATCGGATGA